The Heyndrickxia vini genome contains a region encoding:
- a CDS encoding 1,4-dihydroxy-2-naphthoate polyprenyltransferase, with amino-acid sequence MDTNRKKNLKVLWKLTRPHTLTASFVPVLIGTAAARFYNHIDIWLFLAMLFSCLFIQIATNLFNEYYDFKRGLDTADSVGIGGAIVREGMKPKTVLQLAILCYAIAIIFGFYICMTSSWWLALIGVVGMAIGYLYTGGPLPIAYTPFGELFAGVCMGSMFILISFFIQTGYVNQQSILLSIPIAILVGAINLANNIRDIEEDTLGGRKTLAILIGRKNAIYVLGVAFALAYLWILLLVVMNIVSPWTCFVFLSLPIPIKAIKGFVGGGVGMKMIIAMKSTAQTNTFFGLLLAIGLFIG; translated from the coding sequence ATGGATACGAATCGAAAAAAGAACTTGAAGGTGTTGTGGAAGTTAACTCGTCCTCATACTTTAACAGCTTCATTTGTACCCGTCCTAATTGGTACTGCAGCTGCAAGATTCTATAATCATATTGATATATGGCTCTTTTTAGCTATGCTATTTTCTTGTTTATTTATTCAAATTGCTACGAACTTATTTAATGAGTATTACGATTTTAAAAGGGGATTGGATACCGCTGATTCTGTCGGAATCGGTGGAGCAATTGTCCGTGAAGGAATGAAGCCCAAAACCGTACTACAATTAGCTATTTTATGTTACGCAATAGCAATTATTTTCGGATTTTATATTTGTATGACAAGTAGCTGGTGGTTAGCGTTAATTGGGGTGGTTGGCATGGCAATCGGTTATCTATACACTGGTGGTCCACTCCCAATTGCTTATACACCATTCGGGGAGTTATTTGCCGGTGTTTGTATGGGTTCAATGTTTATTTTGATTTCATTCTTTATTCAAACAGGATATGTTAATCAACAAAGTATTTTATTATCTATTCCGATTGCTATTTTAGTTGGTGCGATCAATTTAGCTAATAATATTCGGGATATTGAGGAAGATACGCTTGGTGGAAGAAAGACATTAGCTATCTTAATTGGCCGGAAAAATGCAATCTATGTATTAGGTGTAGCCTTTGCTCTTGCATATTTATGGATATTATTATTAGTTGTGATGAATATTGTAAGTCCGTGGACATGTTTTGTCTTTTTAAGTCTACCGATTCCGATTAAAGCGATTAAAGGATTCGTAGGTGGCGGGGTTGGTATGAAAATGATTATAGCAATGAAATCAACAGCACAAACGAATACTTTTTTTGGACTATTGTTGGCCATCGGATTATTTATTGGTTAA
- a CDS encoding alpha/beta hydrolase codes for MFESKVLGENLTILVYLPANYSPLYKYNLLIAQDGKDYFQLGRIARVADELLEKDEIENVIIVGIPYQNVNDRRKKYHPEGEQNDAYIRFLAHELVPFLDEEYPTYHVGNGRILIGDSLGATVSLMTAVKYPNIFGKVILQSPLVNDQVLQLVENHPAPHLLDIYHIIGKGETEVKTTNGSIQDFLTPNRELHQLFEEKGFQNFYEEFEGNHTWKFWQPDLKRALKHAL; via the coding sequence ATGTTTGAGAGTAAAGTATTAGGGGAAAATTTAACTATCCTAGTATATTTACCTGCCAATTATTCCCCATTGTATAAATATAATTTATTAATTGCGCAAGATGGGAAGGATTATTTTCAACTAGGAAGAATAGCGAGAGTGGCGGATGAGTTATTGGAGAAAGATGAAATTGAAAACGTTATTATTGTGGGCATTCCCTATCAAAATGTCAATGATCGGCGAAAGAAATACCATCCTGAAGGTGAACAAAATGATGCCTATATTCGTTTTTTAGCACATGAGCTTGTTCCATTTTTGGATGAAGAATATCCTACATATCACGTTGGAAATGGGCGCATATTAATTGGAGATTCACTTGGAGCAACTGTTTCATTAATGACTGCAGTTAAATATCCAAATATTTTTGGAAAAGTTATCTTGCAATCACCGTTGGTCAATGATCAAGTATTACAACTTGTCGAAAATCATCCAGCCCCCCATCTGCTAGATATATATCATATTATTGGCAAGGGAGAAACTGAAGTGAAGACTACAAATGGAAGTATTCAAGATTTTCTGACGCCAAATCGCGAACTTCATCAACTATTCGAAGAAAAAGGTTTTCAAAATTTTTATGAGGAATTTGAAGGAAATCATACGTGGAAGTTTTGGCAGCCTGATTTAAAAAGAGCATTGAAACATGCATTATAG
- a CDS encoding YjcG family protein, translating to MKYGIVMFPSKKLQDLVNSYRKRYDPHYALIPPHITLKHVFESTDDEIKTISHKLKQLSKQHHPMKIHVSKVSSFQPVNNTIYFKVEPTEELEQLHKELYSELPGEDPEYSFVPHITIGQKLSNDEHSDIYGQLSMVGIEHEEVIDRFHLLYQLESGQWTVYETYRLGEE from the coding sequence ATGAAATATGGTATTGTCATGTTTCCATCAAAGAAACTACAAGATCTTGTGAATTCCTACAGAAAAAGATATGATCCTCATTATGCGCTGATTCCTCCTCATATTACTCTAAAACATGTATTTGAATCTACGGATGATGAAATTAAAACGATTTCACATAAACTTAAACAATTATCTAAACAGCATCACCCGATGAAGATTCATGTATCAAAGGTTAGTTCGTTCCAACCTGTAAATAATACAATTTATTTCAAAGTGGAACCGACAGAAGAACTTGAACAATTACACAAAGAATTGTACAGTGAACTGCCTGGTGAAGATCCAGAGTATTCTTTTGTACCTCATATTACCATTGGTCAAAAGTTATCAAATGACGAACATTCTGATATTTACGGACAGCTAAGTATGGTTGGAATCGAGCATGAAGAAGTGATCGATCGTTTTCATCTTTTATATCAACTTGAAAGTGGTCAATGGACCGTTTATGAAACATATCGCCTAGGAGAGGAATAA
- a CDS encoding GNAT family N-acetyltransferase: MKVIQVETDEQLNDAFSIRKTVFVEEQHVDVEEEIDQYEEASKHFVLYDENNAAGAGRFRILDGKGKVERICILPAYRGKGAGKIVMDAIEQYAAQQDVHVLKLNAQTHAIPFYEKLGYVVISEEFMDAGIPHKTMEKRI, from the coding sequence GTGAAAGTCATTCAAGTAGAAACAGACGAACAATTAAATGATGCATTTTCTATTAGAAAAACAGTATTTGTCGAAGAACAACATGTCGATGTTGAGGAAGAAATTGACCAATACGAAGAAGCTTCAAAGCATTTTGTCTTATATGATGAAAATAATGCGGCCGGAGCCGGGCGTTTCCGAATCCTTGATGGAAAGGGAAAGGTAGAACGAATATGTATTCTGCCTGCTTATCGCGGCAAAGGTGCCGGCAAAATAGTGATGGATGCAATTGAACAATATGCAGCACAGCAAGATGTTCACGTCTTAAAACTTAATGCGCAAACGCATGCCATCCCTTTTTATGAAAAATTAGGCTATGTAGTTATCTCAGAGGAGTTTATGGATGCTGGAATTCCTCATAAAACGATGGAAAAACGCATTTAA
- a CDS encoding sulfonate ABC transporter substrate-binding protein has protein sequence MNLKRKHVQLIPFLLFILFISTILSGCNKENTKAASSEEKVLKIGYQKNCPLVILKELGTLEKELKSHGYKVKWSEFQAGPALLEALNAGSIDFGRTGDSPPIFAQAAGSSLLYVASGISKYQGSGILVKKDGPIKNLADLKGKKIAFAKGSSSHFLLINALKKSDISINDIEPAYLAPGDARIAFEQNKVDAWVVWDPFTADAEKLPNTKLLVNGKGLTSDRDYFVASSAFAKANPDILKVVLKEVQKSSEWANNHHKEAAELLSHLLGIEKSSMLKAIERRTYGVEKITDEVINEQQHIADTFYELKIIPKKVSLKENVLNLNEN, from the coding sequence ATGAATCTGAAAAGAAAACATGTACAATTAATCCCCTTTTTACTTTTCATCTTATTCATATCAACAATTTTGAGTGGGTGTAATAAAGAGAATACAAAGGCAGCTTCTTCAGAAGAAAAAGTTTTGAAAATTGGCTATCAGAAAAATTGTCCATTAGTCATTCTAAAAGAACTTGGTACATTGGAAAAAGAATTAAAATCACATGGTTATAAGGTAAAATGGTCTGAATTCCAAGCGGGTCCGGCATTACTTGAAGCATTAAATGCTGGCAGTATTGATTTTGGCAGAACCGGTGATTCTCCACCTATTTTTGCACAAGCAGCAGGATCCTCACTACTTTATGTTGCATCGGGAATATCTAAATATCAAGGCTCCGGCATCCTTGTAAAAAAAGATGGACCAATCAAAAATTTAGCTGATCTCAAAGGGAAAAAAATTGCCTTTGCAAAAGGTTCAAGCTCCCATTTTTTACTCATTAATGCGTTAAAAAAATCGGATATTTCAATAAATGATATTGAACCTGCTTATTTAGCACCAGGTGACGCAAGAATTGCTTTCGAACAAAATAAAGTTGATGCTTGGGTCGTATGGGACCCATTTACGGCAGATGCTGAAAAATTACCTAATACTAAATTACTCGTAAATGGCAAAGGGTTAACATCCGACCGTGATTATTTTGTCGCTTCTTCTGCATTTGCGAAAGCAAATCCGGACATTTTAAAAGTGGTTTTAAAGGAAGTGCAAAAATCGTCGGAATGGGCGAATAATCATCATAAAGAAGCAGCTGAGCTTCTTTCTCATTTGCTCGGAATTGAGAAATCCTCCATGCTTAAGGCAATTGAAAGAAGAACTTACGGTGTTGAAAAAATAACGGATGAAGTTATCAACGAACAACAACATATCGCTGATACGTTTTACGAGTTAAAAATTATTCCAAAAAAAGTAAGCTTAAAGGAGAATGTCCTCAATTTAAATGAAAACTAG
- the ssuC gene encoding aliphatic sulfonate ABC transporter permease SsuC has product MKTFLKKLVPWGIPVLIVVGWQCFTKFHILSDNFLPAPSDVFVAAFHLINNGELFHNVWVSLWRALLGFLIGGSIGFILGLLNGIFRTSETLLDTSIQMLRNIPHLALVPLVILWFGIEEEAKIFLVATGVLFPIYLNTYHGIKNVDKGLIEMGRSYGLKGLPLFVHIIFPGALSSILVGVRFSLGIMWVTLIVAETISSTSGIGYMAMTAREFMQMDIIVLSILLYALLGKASDIIAKFFEKKWLQWHPNYQRRGID; this is encoded by the coding sequence GTGAAAACATTCTTAAAGAAACTTGTGCCCTGGGGAATTCCCGTTCTCATCGTTGTAGGATGGCAGTGTTTCACAAAGTTCCACATCTTATCCGATAATTTTTTACCGGCTCCTTCTGATGTGTTTGTTGCGGCATTTCATTTAATCAATAACGGAGAGTTATTTCATAATGTGTGGGTTAGTTTATGGAGGGCTTTACTTGGTTTTCTCATTGGAGGAAGTATCGGTTTTATTCTCGGACTTTTGAATGGCATCTTTCGAACGTCTGAAACATTATTAGATACTTCCATACAAATGCTACGGAATATCCCTCATCTTGCTCTTGTCCCATTAGTCATATTATGGTTTGGAATTGAAGAGGAAGCAAAAATATTCCTCGTTGCTACCGGGGTTCTATTCCCTATTTATCTCAATACCTATCATGGCATTAAAAACGTCGATAAGGGATTAATCGAAATGGGACGAAGCTATGGTTTAAAGGGTCTCCCCCTCTTTGTCCATATCATTTTTCCGGGTGCTCTTTCCTCGATTCTTGTTGGTGTTCGTTTCTCTTTAGGAATTATGTGGGTGACACTTATTGTCGCTGAAACCATTTCATCAACATCAGGAATCGGCTATATGGCGATGACTGCAAGAGAATTTATGCAAATGGATATCATTGTATTAAGCATTCTACTATATGCTTTATTAGGAAAGGCTTCTGATATAATCGCCAAGTTTTTTGAAAAAAAATGGCTTCAATGGCATCCAAATTATCAACGAAGGGGAATTGACTGA
- a CDS encoding ATP-binding cassette domain-containing protein, protein MRSKVKKDHITLTNINKSYKNASVLKNLTLTIQEGEFIAIVGKSGCGKSTLLRLLSGLEKPDSGAIVMNGKTLDKLNQESRLMFQDGRLLPWKTVGENVELGLLRESRNDVIEVLRSVDLDQRIHEWPEKLSGGQKQRVALARALIHKPRLLLLDEPLGALDALTRLDMQGLIEQIWLQKKFTALLVTHDVEEAVSLADRIIILKDGNIAMDVRVPLPRPRPRSHVAFQNIVEMILNEILEIPKKHSQLIKKSYESFV, encoded by the coding sequence ATGAGAAGCAAAGTCAAAAAAGATCATATTACACTCACAAATATTAATAAAAGTTATAAAAACGCATCTGTATTAAAAAATCTTACACTTACAATTCAAGAAGGAGAATTTATTGCCATCGTTGGCAAAAGCGGATGTGGAAAAAGTACCTTACTACGCCTCCTATCTGGTTTAGAAAAGCCCGATAGTGGTGCTATAGTAATGAATGGCAAGACACTAGATAAATTAAATCAGGAATCTCGATTAATGTTTCAAGATGGACGTTTACTTCCTTGGAAAACGGTTGGCGAGAATGTAGAATTAGGACTCTTACGTGAATCTAGAAATGACGTGATAGAGGTTCTGCGTAGTGTTGATCTTGATCAACGGATTCACGAATGGCCAGAAAAGCTTTCTGGTGGGCAAAAACAGCGCGTGGCACTTGCACGGGCACTCATCCATAAACCACGGCTTCTTTTATTAGACGAACCTCTCGGAGCACTTGATGCCTTGACAAGATTAGACATGCAAGGACTAATCGAGCAAATTTGGTTACAAAAAAAATTCACTGCACTTTTAGTAACACATGATGTGGAAGAAGCCGTTTCATTAGCAGATCGAATCATTATTCTTAAAGATGGGAACATAGCAATGGATGTAAGAGTCCCTTTACCTAGACCAAGACCGAGAAGCCATGTAGCATTTCAAAACATTGTTGAAATGATACTAAATGAAATTTTGGAAATTCCAAAAAAGCATTCTCAACTCATAAAAAAATCGTATGAATCCTTTGTTTAA
- a CDS encoding YitT family protein: MIKNNFHLLRKISEKYLYILIGSIIQGFAMGSFLFPHFIPSGGAGGLTVLLNYWFSLPMSIGLFIINASMLLIAVHYLGTSSAIGTLVGITGTSIAVNLFEVYVHLSFQNVWIDLFIGSITLGIGVGLLLRQGVSHGGIGILALIISKARRIPPGKPLFLINGVIFIIISYIINWQIVVQAVICQWFSTKIIDWIFHLHVPPNVLSFLQPQFRKK, from the coding sequence TTGATTAAAAATAATTTTCATCTCCTACGAAAAATTTCGGAGAAATACTTATATATTCTTATAGGTTCAATTATACAAGGATTTGCTATGGGAAGTTTTTTATTTCCTCATTTTATTCCTTCCGGAGGTGCGGGCGGGTTAACAGTGTTGCTTAATTATTGGTTCTCTCTCCCGATGAGTATCGGACTTTTTATCATAAATGCCTCCATGTTATTAATTGCAGTTCATTATTTAGGTACTTCAAGTGCAATCGGAACATTAGTTGGGATTACAGGTACTTCTATAGCGGTTAATTTATTTGAAGTTTATGTTCACTTATCTTTCCAAAATGTCTGGATCGATCTTTTCATTGGCTCTATTACATTAGGAATTGGCGTCGGATTACTGCTAAGGCAAGGGGTTTCACATGGAGGAATCGGTATTCTCGCACTTATTATTTCAAAAGCAAGACGTATTCCCCCAGGGAAACCGTTATTTTTAATAAACGGGGTTATTTTTATCATTATTTCTTATATTATAAATTGGCAAATTGTTGTACAAGCCGTTATTTGTCAATGGTTTTCCACAAAGATTATTGACTGGATTTTTCATTTACATGTTCCACCAAATGTCCTATCATTTTTGCAGCCGCAATTTCGAAAGAAGTAA
- a CDS encoding MFS transporter: MSENKPSVLTVIAIGSIPLIMTLGNSMLVPILPKMKSELHLSQFQVSLTITVFSIVAAIFIPLLGYLSDRFSRKVIIIPALFLYGIGGLLAGFASAWFSHAFIWILIGRSLQGIGAAGTAPIAMALTGDLFKGAQESRVLGLVEASNGFGKVLSPILGSLIALLAWYGVFFAFPAICVISILLTWVFIKETSKKKNPPPFGKYVKGLLSVYKEEGRWLFTTYLAGATCLFTLFGILFYLSDVLEKQHHINGVIKGLILAIPLLVMCTTSYITGSKIGKNQPVMKKLIVLGFLFMTISYGLLTFIKPLILFISILALSSLGTGFVLPCINSLITNAVGAERRGFVTSLYGSVRFLGVAIGPPVFSRLMEWSKMGMFLSIAGLTFVVGILALLLIHPKKEGAKSKNKKERNNFTSLQPIEGR, from the coding sequence ATGTCGGAGAATAAACCATCAGTGTTAACCGTTATAGCAATTGGATCCATCCCATTAATAATGACATTAGGAAACTCCATGCTAGTTCCTATTTTGCCAAAAATGAAATCAGAGCTCCATCTATCACAATTTCAAGTAAGTTTAACGATTACCGTATTCTCTATCGTTGCAGCTATCTTTATTCCTTTGCTTGGGTACTTATCTGATCGATTTTCCAGGAAAGTAATTATTATCCCTGCACTATTTCTATACGGAATCGGTGGATTACTAGCCGGTTTTGCTTCCGCATGGTTTTCACATGCATTTATATGGATACTAATCGGCCGAAGCTTACAAGGAATTGGTGCAGCGGGAACAGCACCGATTGCAATGGCATTAACAGGCGATCTCTTTAAAGGTGCCCAAGAGAGCAGAGTGTTAGGGTTGGTAGAAGCTTCAAACGGATTTGGGAAGGTATTATCGCCGATATTAGGTTCGTTAATTGCTTTATTAGCATGGTATGGAGTATTTTTCGCTTTTCCTGCGATATGTGTTATTTCTATATTATTAACATGGGTATTTATTAAAGAGACATCAAAGAAAAAAAATCCGCCTCCATTTGGAAAATATGTAAAAGGTCTTCTTTCCGTTTATAAAGAGGAAGGACGTTGGCTATTTACAACCTATTTAGCAGGAGCAACTTGCTTGTTTACTTTATTTGGAATTTTATTTTATTTATCTGATGTTTTAGAAAAACAGCATCATATTAATGGTGTAATAAAGGGTTTAATTCTTGCCATTCCCTTACTGGTTATGTGTACAACATCCTATATTACAGGTAGTAAAATAGGAAAAAACCAACCGGTAATGAAAAAATTAATTGTTTTAGGATTTCTGTTCATGACGATTTCATATGGACTTTTGACTTTTATTAAGCCATTAATTCTTTTTATTTCAATTCTAGCATTGAGTAGTCTTGGTACCGGATTTGTGCTTCCATGTATTAATAGCTTAATCACAAATGCAGTTGGAGCAGAAAGAAGAGGATTTGTCACATCACTTTATGGTTCAGTACGTTTTCTAGGAGTCGCTATTGGTCCGCCTGTATTTAGTCGACTTATGGAGTGGTCAAAAATGGGTATGTTTCTCTCAATTGCCGGTTTAACTTTTGTTGTGGGTATTTTAGCCTTACTGCTCATACATCCGAAGAAAGAGGGAGCAAAGTCTAAAAATAAAAAGGAGAGAAACAATTTTACTAGCTTACAACCGATTGAGGGTAGATAA
- a CDS encoding stage VI sporulation protein F: MENNFFKNIEKKTGVNMKDIFELANSLQNANFKDENTVRGIIQRVSQIANKPVSKEMEDKMVNSIVKDGKSIDMNTISKMINNKK; this comes from the coding sequence ATGGAAAATAATTTTTTCAAAAATATCGAGAAAAAAACGGGTGTTAATATGAAAGACATCTTTGAATTGGCAAATTCTTTACAAAATGCAAATTTTAAAGATGAAAATACCGTACGCGGCATTATTCAACGGGTTTCCCAAATTGCAAACAAACCTGTTTCAAAAGAAATGGAAGATAAGATGGTCAACTCTATTGTTAAAGATGGAAAAAGTATTGATATGAATACGATCTCAAAAATGATAAACAATAAAAAGTAA
- the yjcZ gene encoding sporulation protein YjcZ → MFGYGGYGGGYGCGGGCGYTGGYGYAGGFGGGSTFVLIVVLFILLIIVGASFC, encoded by the coding sequence ATGTTCGGATATGGCGGATACGGCGGCGGTTACGGTTGCGGAGGCGGCTGTGGTTATACTGGCGGTTACGGCTACGCTGGAGGTTTCGGCGGTGGAAGCACATTTGTATTGATTGTTGTGTTATTTATTTTGTTAATTATTGTAGGAGCAAGCTTTTGCTAA
- the spoVAE gene encoding stage V sporulation protein AE, translating to MLAMFFWAFIIGGIICLIGQLLFDVAKLTPGHTLSLMVVIGAILSGLGLYEPLIDFAGAGATIPITSFGNSLVEGAMNEANKHGIVGVLTGMFEVTSSGISAAIIFGFIGALIFKPKG from the coding sequence ATGTTAGCAATGTTTTTTTGGGCATTTATTATCGGTGGGATCATTTGTTTAATCGGTCAATTATTATTTGATGTAGCCAAATTAACTCCAGGACATACTTTAAGTTTAATGGTGGTTATCGGAGCCATTTTATCCGGTTTAGGTTTATATGAACCATTAATTGATTTTGCGGGAGCTGGTGCAACCATTCCTATTACAAGTTTTGGGAATTCGCTTGTTGAAGGGGCGATGAATGAGGCAAATAAACATGGAATAGTCGGAGTGTTAACTGGAATGTTTGAAGTTACCTCATCGGGAATTTCGGCTGCAATCATTTTTGGTTTTATTGGGGCTCTAATTTTTAAACCAAAAGGATAA
- the spoVAD gene encoding stage V sporulation protein AD, which translates to MLKGSQTWIFANHPVISETGVVGGPFEKNGNLADDFDKLHENLWMGQDSYEKAQRILIEDAVDIILKKTGIKEEKIQFFLAGDLINQITPSSFAARTNQIANIGLFSACATSMEGLALASFIINYQGAEKIITGASSHNASAEKQFRYPTEYGGQKPPTAQWTVTGAGFALVSSGINVTKPHPRVTSATIGKVIDLGISDPFNMGGAMAPAAVDTIERHFQDLQIDPSYYDLIVTGDLATIGRNIALDLFQQKGLQINEEKFNDCGLLIYKKDQPVQSGASGPGCSATVLYGHLLNQMKKGVYKRILVVATGALLSPLSFQQNETIPCIAHAVSIEYM; encoded by the coding sequence ATGTTAAAAGGATCACAAACGTGGATCTTCGCCAATCATCCGGTTATTTCTGAGACGGGTGTTGTTGGTGGACCATTTGAGAAAAATGGAAATCTCGCAGATGATTTTGATAAGCTCCACGAGAATCTTTGGATGGGGCAAGACTCATATGAAAAAGCGCAAAGAATATTGATCGAAGATGCTGTTGACATTATTTTAAAGAAAACAGGAATTAAAGAAGAAAAAATTCAATTTTTCTTAGCGGGTGATTTAATTAATCAAATCACGCCATCCAGTTTTGCTGCTAGAACCAATCAGATTGCAAATATTGGCTTGTTTAGTGCATGTGCCACATCTATGGAAGGACTTGCACTTGCATCATTTATTATTAATTATCAAGGGGCAGAAAAAATCATTACTGGAGCGTCTAGTCATAATGCATCAGCGGAAAAACAATTTCGATATCCAACTGAATATGGCGGACAAAAGCCTCCAACTGCCCAATGGACAGTGACGGGAGCAGGATTCGCATTAGTCTCATCCGGTATAAATGTAACAAAACCACATCCAAGGGTTACATCAGCAACGATTGGAAAAGTAATTGATCTCGGTATTTCTGATCCCTTTAACATGGGGGGAGCAATGGCACCAGCCGCAGTGGATACGATTGAAAGGCATTTTCAAGATTTGCAAATTGATCCTTCCTATTATGATCTTATCGTTACAGGAGATTTGGCAACTATTGGTCGGAATATTGCCTTAGATCTATTTCAGCAAAAGGGACTACAAATAAATGAAGAAAAGTTTAATGACTGTGGTTTATTAATTTATAAAAAAGATCAGCCAGTCCAATCAGGTGCGAGTGGACCTGGCTGTTCAGCAACTGTATTATACGGACATTTATTAAATCAAATGAAAAAAGGTGTATACAAAAGAATTTTGGTTGTAGCAACTGGTGCACTTCTTTCCCCGCTATCATTTCAACAAAATGAAACAATACCTTGTATCGCACATGCGGTTTCCATTGAGTATATGTAA
- the spoVAC gene encoding stage V sporulation protein AC translates to MSNINKTKTPQQIQYDQLEKKHEIKRPLLKNCIRAFFIGGLICVIGQAVTYFYIYFFNFTEQTAGNPTVATVVFLSMLLTGFGMYDKLGQFAGAGSAVPVTGFGNAVISAAIEHQTEGYVLGVGGNIFKLAGSVIVFGVFSAFVVALIKTILIQWGGF, encoded by the coding sequence ATGTCGAATATTAACAAAACGAAAACTCCTCAACAAATTCAATATGATCAATTAGAAAAAAAGCATGAAATTAAGCGACCACTTCTAAAAAATTGTATTCGTGCATTCTTTATAGGTGGTTTAATTTGTGTTATTGGACAAGCGGTAACCTATTTCTATATTTACTTTTTTAATTTCACAGAGCAAACCGCTGGTAATCCAACTGTTGCCACGGTGGTCTTTTTATCTATGCTATTAACCGGATTTGGAATGTATGACAAGCTTGGCCAATTTGCAGGTGCGGGTAGTGCTGTACCTGTTACAGGATTTGGTAATGCCGTCATTTCAGCAGCCATCGAACATCAAACCGAAGGATATGTTTTAGGGGTTGGAGGAAATATTTTTAAATTAGCTGGTTCCGTTATTGTTTTTGGTGTGTTTTCGGCATTTGTTGTTGCTTTAATTAAAACGATCCTCATTCAATGGGGGGGATTTTAA
- a CDS encoding YhcN/YlaJ family sporulation lipoprotein — protein MKNSLLIKTWLLIIVLLMIGCSHEQDSKESRLSLMKTTQPAPVKIREQQNRSISKQVKNEVLQNEAIYDAAVIEGDKKVLVAYKVKHFYRFKMKKIEKNLQKQLNHQFPNKKFIVSSDYKIFLESVRLKEAITDQTISQKEAKKRFNEIIKLTDEIT, from the coding sequence ATGAAAAATTCATTGCTAATCAAAACTTGGCTGTTAATCATCGTTCTACTAATGATTGGTTGCAGTCACGAACAAGATAGTAAAGAAAGTCGATTATCTTTAATGAAAACAACACAGCCGGCTCCGGTAAAGATAAGAGAACAACAAAATCGCTCTATTTCAAAGCAAGTAAAAAATGAGGTGTTGCAAAACGAGGCAATTTATGATGCTGCAGTCATTGAAGGAGACAAAAAGGTTCTTGTTGCATATAAGGTGAAGCATTTTTACCGATTTAAAATGAAAAAGATTGAAAAAAACCTACAAAAGCAACTGAATCATCAATTTCCAAATAAAAAATTTATCGTATCAAGTGATTACAAAATATTTCTTGAATCGGTCCGTCTTAAGGAAGCAATAACTGATCAAACCATTTCCCAAAAAGAAGCGAAAAAACGATTTAATGAAATTATTAAATTAACGGATGAAATAACATAG
- a CDS encoding DUF1360 domain-containing protein — MIQSWFLLILFGLASFRLTRLIVSDNITAFIRKPFHNEVEISDDEGNMSTYIQIKGTGIRAWIGELLSCYWCTGVWCSFVLYVTWLVWPFVVEPVIIILAIAGIAGIIETIITKILD; from the coding sequence ATGATACAGTCTTGGTTTTTATTAATATTATTTGGTTTAGCAAGCTTTCGGTTAACACGGTTAATCGTATCGGATAATATTACCGCGTTTATTCGGAAACCATTTCATAATGAAGTAGAAATTTCTGATGATGAAGGGAATATGTCAACGTATATTCAAATAAAAGGAACCGGGATTAGAGCTTGGATTGGTGAGTTATTAAGCTGTTATTGGTGTACTGGTGTTTGGTGTTCGTTTGTACTGTATGTGACATGGTTAGTGTGGCCATTTGTAGTCGAACCTGTCATCATTATTCTAGCTATTGCAGGAATAGCAGGGATAATTGAAACGATTATTACAAAAATCCTAGACTAG